One genomic region from Mycobacterium basiliense encodes:
- a CDS encoding segregation/condensation protein A produces MNGTANSTAEPQNGYPDGYADGFRVRLTNFEGPFDLLLQLIFAHRLDVTEVALHQVTDDFIAYTKAIGAHLDLEETTAFLVVAATLLDLKAARLLPSGQVDDEEDLALLEVRDLLFARLLQYRAFKHVAEMFAELEATALRSYPRAVSLEERFAGLLPEVMLGVDAQRFAQIAAVALTPRPVPTVATGHLHQVTVSVAEQAKQLLTLLEARGSGQWASFSELVADCQTSMQVVGRFLALLELYRSRAVAFDQSEPLGALQVSWTGDRPTSEALVEVRDQ; encoded by the coding sequence GTGAACGGCACCGCGAACTCGACGGCGGAACCCCAAAACGGCTACCCGGACGGTTACGCCGATGGATTCCGAGTCAGGCTGACCAACTTCGAGGGACCGTTCGATCTGCTGCTACAGCTGATCTTCGCCCATCGCCTCGATGTCACCGAAGTGGCGTTACACCAGGTCACCGACGATTTCATTGCCTACACCAAAGCGATTGGCGCCCACCTGGACCTCGAGGAGACCACGGCATTTTTAGTGGTCGCGGCGACCTTGCTGGATCTCAAGGCGGCCCGGTTGTTGCCGAGCGGGCAGGTCGACGACGAAGAGGATCTGGCCTTGCTCGAGGTCCGCGACCTGCTGTTTGCTCGGCTGTTGCAGTATCGGGCGTTTAAGCACGTCGCGGAGATGTTCGCCGAGTTGGAGGCCACCGCGTTGCGCAGTTATCCGCGCGCGGTGTCTCTTGAAGAGCGGTTTGCCGGCCTGCTGCCGGAGGTGATGCTGGGCGTCGATGCTCAACGGTTCGCCCAGATCGCCGCGGTGGCCTTGACCCCGAGGCCGGTGCCGACCGTGGCCACCGGGCACCTGCACCAAGTGACGGTCTCGGTTGCCGAGCAGGCCAAACAGTTGCTGACGCTGTTAGAAGCACGGGGCAGCGGCCAATGGGCTTCATTTTCCGAGTTGGTCGCCGATTGCCAGACGTCGATGCAGGTGGTCGGACGGTTCCTGGCGCTGCTCGAACTGTATCGGTCCCGGGCGGTAGCATTCGACCAGTCAGAGCCCCTTGGCGCGCTCCAGGTGTCGTGGACCGGGGATCGGCCGACCAGCGAAGCCTTGGTAGAAGTGCGAGACCAATGA
- the scpB gene encoding SMC-Scp complex subunit ScpB → MDPVELGSVLEALLLVVDTPVTAEALASVTEQPVYRVAAKLRLMADELTERDSGIELRHSDEGWRLYTRARFAPYVEKLLLDGARTKLTRAALETLAVVAYRQPVTRARVSAVRGVNVDAVMRTLLARGLITEVGADEDSGAVTFATTEMFLERLGLTSLSDLPDIAPLLPDVDTIEDLSASLDNEPRFMKLSGGQMADPTLTFDVDRD, encoded by the coding sequence ATGGACCCGGTTGAACTCGGTTCGGTGCTCGAGGCGCTGCTGTTGGTGGTGGACACCCCGGTGACTGCCGAGGCGCTGGCCTCGGTCACCGAACAACCGGTCTACCGGGTCGCCGCGAAGCTGCGGCTGATGGCCGACGAGCTCACCGAACGCGACAGCGGAATCGAACTACGGCACAGCGATGAGGGCTGGCGGCTGTATACGCGTGCCCGTTTCGCGCCGTATGTCGAGAAGCTGTTGCTGGATGGCGCGCGGACCAAGCTCACTCGGGCCGCGTTGGAGACGCTGGCCGTGGTGGCCTACCGCCAGCCGGTGACTCGTGCGCGGGTGAGCGCGGTGCGCGGGGTCAACGTGGACGCCGTAATGCGAACCCTGCTTGCGCGCGGCCTGATTACCGAGGTCGGCGCAGACGAGGACTCTGGTGCCGTAACGTTCGCCACCACCGAGATGTTTTTGGAACGTTTGGGTTTGACGTCGCTGTCGGACCTTCCCGATATCGCACCGCTGCTTCCCGACGTCGATACCATCGAAGATTTGAGCGCGTCACTGGACAATGAGCCGCGGTTCATGAAGCTCTCCGGCGGTCAGATGGCCGACCCTACGTTGACGTTTGACGTGGACCGCGACTGA
- a CDS encoding pseudouridine synthase, whose product MVDFEPAEGTRLQKVLSQAGVASRRAAEKMIVDGRVEVDGHVVTELGTRVDPNLSVIRVDGARVVLDDTLVYLALNKPRGMHSTMSDDRGRPCIGDLIERKVRGNKKLFHVGRLDADTEGLILLTNDGELAHRLMHPSHEVPKTYLATVTGAVPRGLGKKLRAGIELEDGPVAVDGFAVVDAIPGRTLVRVTLHEGRNRIVRRMLAAVGFPVEALVRTDIGAVSLGKQRPGTVRALRRDEIGHLYKAVGL is encoded by the coding sequence ATGGTGGATTTTGAGCCCGCTGAGGGGACTCGTTTGCAGAAAGTGTTGTCTCAGGCCGGGGTTGCTTCGAGGCGGGCTGCGGAAAAGATGATCGTCGATGGCCGGGTCGAGGTGGACGGACATGTGGTGACCGAATTGGGCACTCGGGTTGACCCGAACCTCTCGGTGATCCGGGTCGACGGCGCCAGGGTGGTGCTCGACGACACGCTGGTGTACCTGGCGCTGAACAAGCCGCGCGGCATGCACTCGACCATGTCCGACGATCGTGGCCGGCCTTGTATCGGCGACCTGATCGAACGGAAAGTTCGGGGCAATAAGAAACTGTTTCACGTTGGACGGCTCGACGCCGACACCGAGGGGCTGATCCTGCTGACCAACGACGGCGAGCTGGCGCACCGGCTGATGCATCCCTCGCACGAGGTACCCAAGACGTATTTGGCGACTGTGACCGGTGCGGTGCCTCGCGGCCTGGGCAAAAAGCTGCGGGCGGGAATCGAGTTGGAGGACGGACCGGTGGCCGTGGACGGCTTCGCCGTTGTCGACGCCATACCCGGCAGAACATTGGTGAGGGTGACGTTGCACGAGGGACGCAATCGAATCGTGCGCCGGATGCTAGCCGCGGTGGGATTTCCAGTGGAGGCTTTGGTGCGCACCGACATTGGTGCGGTGTCGTTGGGCAAGCAGCGGCCGGGCACCGTTCGGGCGCTGCGGCGAGACGAGATTGGGCACCTATACAAAGCGGTGGGGCTGTGA
- the cmk gene encoding (d)CMP kinase: protein MSDDVVIAIDGPAGTGKSSVSKGLARGLGTRFLDTGAMYRMVTLAVLRAGVDPDDAEGVADLASAVELSVGYDPNASRFYLAGQDVSSEIRGDAVTRAVSAVSAVPAVRTRLVDLQRAMARGPGSIVVEGRDIGTVVFPDAPVKIFLTASAETRARRRNTQNIAAGLVDDYDSVLADVRRRDHLDSTRAVSPLRAAADAIVVDTSEMTEAEVIAHLQDLVTQRSGAVR, encoded by the coding sequence GTGAGTGACGATGTGGTTATCGCGATCGATGGTCCGGCCGGGACCGGGAAGTCCTCGGTGTCAAAGGGATTGGCGCGTGGGCTGGGTACCCGTTTCTTGGATACCGGAGCGATGTATCGCATGGTGACATTGGCGGTGCTACGCGCTGGAGTGGACCCGGACGATGCCGAGGGCGTCGCGGATCTTGCTTCGGCCGTGGAGCTGTCGGTTGGTTATGACCCCAACGCAAGTCGGTTCTACCTTGCTGGACAAGATGTTTCGTCAGAGATCCGGGGCGACGCGGTAACCCGTGCGGTTTCGGCGGTTTCGGCGGTACCCGCGGTGCGGACCCGGCTGGTGGACCTGCAGCGGGCGATGGCGCGGGGGCCGGGCAGCATTGTGGTGGAGGGGCGTGACATCGGGACCGTGGTGTTCCCGGACGCGCCCGTCAAGATTTTTTTAACCGCGTCGGCGGAGACCCGGGCGCGGCGACGCAATACCCAAAACATTGCGGCGGGTTTGGTGGACGACTACGACTCGGTGCTGGCCGACGTGCGCCGCCGCGACCACCTCGATTCCACACGTGCGGTGTCGCCATTGCGTGCCGCCGCTGATGCGATCGTCGTGGACACCAGCGAGATGACCGAGGCCGAAGTGATCGCTCACCTGCAGGACTTGGTGACTCAGCGAAGCGGAGCGGTGCGGTGA
- the der gene encoding ribosome biogenesis GTPase Der has product MTKDGTWVDESDWELSDSDLEELGASGSAPVVAIVGRPNVGKSTLVNRILGRREAVVQDVPGVTRDRVSYDALWSGRRFVVQDTGGWEPDAKGLQQLVAEQASVAMRTADAVVLVVDASVGATTADEAAAGILLRSGKPVFLAANKVDSDKAEADAAALWSLGLGQPHPISAMHGRGVADLLDELLAALPEVGELASAGGGPRRVALVGKPNVGKSSLLNKLAGDQRSVVHEVAGTTVDPVDSLIDLGGKVWRFVDTAGLRRKVGQASGHEFYASVRTHGAIDAAEVVIVLIDASQPLTEQDLRVLSMVIEAGRALVLAYNKWDLIDEDRRELLEREIDRELVQVRWAQRVNVSAKTGRALQKLVPAMESALASWDTRIATGPLNSWIKEVVAATPPPVRGGRQPRILFATQATARPPTFVLFTTGFLEAGYRRFLERRLRETFGFDGSPIRVNVRVREKRGTKRR; this is encoded by the coding sequence GTGACCAAGGACGGCACGTGGGTAGACGAAAGCGATTGGGAACTTAGCGATTCCGATCTCGAAGAGCTGGGGGCGTCTGGATCGGCGCCGGTCGTGGCCATAGTGGGTCGGCCCAACGTCGGCAAATCGACTCTGGTCAATCGGATTCTGGGTCGGCGTGAGGCGGTGGTGCAAGACGTTCCAGGTGTGACGCGAGACCGCGTCTCCTACGACGCGCTGTGGAGCGGACGCCGGTTTGTCGTGCAGGACACCGGGGGCTGGGAGCCGGATGCCAAGGGCCTGCAGCAACTGGTGGCCGAGCAGGCGTCGGTGGCCATGCGCACCGCTGACGCGGTGGTCCTGGTGGTGGATGCCAGCGTCGGTGCCACCACGGCGGACGAGGCAGCTGCCGGCATCCTGCTGCGCTCGGGTAAACCGGTCTTTCTGGCCGCCAACAAGGTTGACAGCGACAAGGCAGAAGCGGACGCGGCGGCCCTGTGGTCATTGGGCCTGGGCCAACCCCATCCGATCAGTGCCATGCACGGCCGCGGCGTGGCGGATTTGCTCGACGAGTTGCTGGCTGCGTTGCCCGAGGTGGGCGAGTTGGCATCGGCGGGCGGCGGGCCCCGACGGGTGGCGCTGGTTGGCAAACCCAATGTGGGCAAGAGCTCTCTCCTGAACAAGCTGGCCGGTGACCAGCGCTCGGTCGTGCATGAGGTCGCGGGCACCACGGTCGATCCGGTGGACTCGCTGATCGACCTGGGCGGCAAGGTCTGGCGATTCGTGGACACCGCGGGCTTGCGCCGCAAGGTCGGCCAGGCCAGCGGACACGAGTTTTATGCTTCGGTGCGTACCCACGGCGCTATTGACGCCGCCGAGGTGGTGATCGTGCTGATCGACGCCTCGCAGCCGCTCACCGAACAGGATCTGCGGGTGCTGTCCATGGTGATCGAGGCCGGGCGGGCGTTGGTGCTGGCCTACAACAAGTGGGACCTCATCGACGAGGATCGCCGCGAACTGCTGGAGCGTGAGATCGATCGGGAATTGGTGCAGGTGCGATGGGCCCAGCGGGTCAATGTCTCCGCCAAGACCGGACGCGCGCTGCAAAAGCTGGTGCCGGCGATGGAGAGCGCCCTGGCGTCGTGGGACACCCGGATCGCCACCGGTCCGCTGAATAGCTGGATCAAGGAGGTGGTGGCGGCTACGCCGCCTCCAGTGCGGGGCGGCAGACAGCCCCGTATTCTTTTCGCCACTCAGGCCACCGCCCGGCCGCCGACGTTCGTATTGTTCACCACGGGATTTCTGGAGGCCGGTTACCGACGGTTCCTGGAGCGGCGGCTGCGCGAGACGTTCGGATTTGACGGCAGCCCGATCCGCGTCAATGTCCGGGTTCGGGAAAAGCGGGGCACTAAGCGCCGCTGA